The Leucobacter viscericola genome includes a window with the following:
- a CDS encoding A/G-specific adenine glycosylase — protein sequence MPSVPAPAASTPDRFEIAKALNDWFAHAARDLPWRAEGTSAWAVLVSEFMLQQTQVDRVIPRWTTWLERWPTPSALAAEEPGEAVRAWDRLGYPRRALWLHRAAVEIATEHGDVVPRDVEQLLALTGVGPYTARAIATFAYGEHHPVVDTNTRRVLARAVHGIAAAGMPKPSDLDDMAALLPADPTEAAVFNAAAMELGAIVCTARAPLCDACPIAAWCEWRGAGYPDNAPEKRPKQAKFEGSDRQARGRIMALLRRSAEPVSRETALGAARGPDPQPRDATQPQRAYDSLLADGLIVELEGRARLP from the coding sequence ATGCCGTCCGTTCCTGCTCCCGCCGCGTCAACGCCGGATCGTTTCGAGATCGCCAAGGCGCTCAACGATTGGTTTGCTCACGCAGCTCGGGATCTGCCCTGGCGTGCCGAGGGAACTTCAGCCTGGGCTGTGCTCGTCTCTGAGTTCATGCTGCAGCAGACCCAAGTGGATCGTGTGATTCCGCGCTGGACAACCTGGTTGGAACGCTGGCCGACCCCCTCAGCTCTCGCCGCAGAGGAGCCCGGTGAGGCGGTGCGCGCCTGGGACCGCCTCGGATATCCGCGGCGCGCCCTGTGGCTGCATCGCGCGGCCGTCGAGATCGCCACCGAGCACGGCGACGTTGTTCCCAGGGACGTTGAACAACTTCTGGCCCTCACCGGAGTTGGCCCCTACACCGCCCGCGCAATCGCAACTTTTGCCTACGGCGAGCATCACCCGGTGGTCGACACCAATACCCGGCGGGTGCTGGCTCGCGCCGTTCACGGCATTGCGGCAGCTGGGATGCCCAAGCCCAGCGATCTCGACGATATGGCCGCGCTGCTTCCTGCCGACCCGACAGAGGCGGCAGTGTTTAATGCTGCGGCCATGGAACTCGGGGCCATCGTGTGCACGGCTCGCGCGCCACTCTGCGACGCGTGCCCCATAGCCGCGTGGTGTGAGTGGCGCGGTGCGGGCTACCCCGACAATGCTCCGGAGAAGCGGCCGAAGCAGGCAAAGTTTGAGGGTTCCGACCGCCAGGCACGCGGGCGGATCATGGCGCTGTTGCGCCGGTCAGCTGAGCCGGTCTCGCGCGAGACCGCGCTGGGGGCGGCACGAGGCCCGGATCCTCAACCCCGCGATGCCACCCAGCCGCAGCGCGCGTACGACTCACTGCTTGCGGACGGTCTGATCGTGGAGCTCGAGGGCCGGGCCCGCCTCCCCTGA
- a CDS encoding VOC family protein, which yields MKINIHVTFLPHTDPEASLAFYRDVLGFEVRKDVGYEAMRWITVGPANQPETSIVLSPPAVDPGLSDEERRVIGELVAKGSYASIVFATDALQELFEKVEGSGADILQEPMDQDWGSRDFAFRDPAGNTVRVQQL from the coding sequence ATGAAGATCAACATTCACGTTACGTTCCTGCCCCACACCGATCCCGAAGCCTCACTCGCGTTCTACCGCGACGTGCTCGGCTTCGAGGTTCGCAAAGACGTTGGTTACGAGGCCATGCGCTGGATCACCGTCGGACCCGCCAACCAGCCCGAGACCTCGATCGTGCTCTCACCACCCGCGGTTGACCCCGGCCTGAGCGATGAGGAGCGCCGCGTGATTGGCGAGCTTGTGGCGAAGGGATCCTACGCCTCCATCGTCTTCGCCACGGATGCACTGCAGGAGCTGTTCGAAAAGGTTGAGGGCTCCGGCGCAGACATTCTGCAGGAGCCAATGGATCAGGACTGGGGATCCCGCGACTTCGCCTTCCGCGATCCAGCGGGCAACACGGTTCGCGTGCAGCAGCTTTAG
- a CDS encoding bifunctional riboflavin kinase/FAD synthetase, which yields MRVFESLAAIPEADFAAGSAVAIGKFDGVHLGHQAILARLIEAARGDNSHSVVFTFANNPLSYLRPEVCPLPLMSREQRIEALSDAGVENCVMVEFDEAFSQIPAEEFVEKILVGQLRARHIIMGSDFRFGHGGVGDAHLLRSLSTRLGFTVEVVAAVVDPQAGCVSSTRVREAILAGDAEAASSMIGRPVTVRGEVVHGDARGRDLGFPTANLGGRIEGLVPSDGVYAGFVRIDGAQLPAAISVGNNPTFTPDGQSRVEAFILDFDEDIYGSSIEVLFTHRIRSMERFDSLESLIEQMDADVVLTRRLTGADRAE from the coding sequence ATGCGAGTATTTGAGTCGCTAGCGGCGATCCCCGAGGCTGATTTTGCTGCGGGGAGCGCGGTTGCCATCGGCAAGTTTGATGGTGTGCACCTCGGGCACCAGGCAATCCTTGCCAGGTTGATCGAGGCAGCACGAGGAGACAACTCACACTCGGTGGTGTTCACGTTTGCAAACAACCCGCTGAGCTACCTGCGACCAGAGGTCTGCCCGCTACCGCTCATGAGCCGAGAGCAGCGCATTGAAGCGCTGTCTGACGCCGGTGTTGAGAACTGCGTGATGGTTGAGTTCGATGAGGCCTTCTCGCAGATTCCGGCCGAGGAGTTTGTCGAGAAAATTCTGGTGGGTCAGCTGCGTGCTCGGCACATCATCATGGGATCAGATTTCAGGTTTGGGCACGGTGGTGTCGGAGACGCTCATTTGCTGCGCAGTCTGAGCACCCGGCTCGGCTTCACCGTTGAGGTTGTCGCCGCGGTGGTCGATCCCCAGGCCGGGTGTGTATCTTCCACTCGCGTGCGAGAGGCAATCTTGGCCGGTGACGCGGAGGCAGCGTCGAGCATGATCGGTCGCCCCGTCACGGTGCGCGGTGAGGTCGTGCACGGCGACGCGCGCGGTAGGGACCTTGGTTTTCCCACTGCCAACCTGGGCGGGCGGATCGAGGGCCTCGTGCCGTCTGATGGTGTGTACGCAGGTTTTGTGCGGATCGACGGCGCGCAACTCCCCGCTGCGATTTCGGTCGGCAACAATCCCACGTTTACGCCGGATGGGCAGTCGAGGGTTGAGGCATTCATTCTCGATTTTGACGAGGATATTTACGGTAGCTCGATAGAGGTGCTCTTTACGCACCGCATCCGCTCGATGGAGCGTTTCGACTCGCTTGAGTCGCTCATCGAGCAGATGGACGCCGACGTGGTGCTCACGCGACGGCTGACGGGTGCAGACCGCGCCGAGTGA
- the truB gene encoding tRNA pseudouridine(55) synthase TruB, producing MTKAPKNAPTTVPPQGGILLIDKEEGWTSHDVVARSRRALGIRKVGHAGTLDPMATGLLVLGAGPATRLLTHLVGLDKTYTTTIRLGTATVTDDREGDRISAAEHSAVEALAADPARISAAVAELTGPIEQAPSAVSAIKVDGKRAYDRVRAGEAVELKKRPVTIHSFEIGEPRLAEEDDGTRVIDIEATVRCSTGTYIRALARDLGEKLGVGGHLVALRRSAVGPFDVADAASMEALVGESALTLLSPTAVAERLFPLLPLTEQQAVDIGHGKRIEVGSANDAALVAAVAPGDRLIGLLEVKNGRTRVVTNFPTPDGQAAA from the coding sequence GTGACGAAAGCCCCGAAGAACGCGCCGACAACCGTGCCCCCGCAGGGCGGGATCCTGCTGATTGATAAAGAAGAGGGTTGGACAAGCCACGACGTTGTTGCCAGGTCGCGGCGGGCTCTCGGCATCCGAAAGGTCGGCCACGCGGGCACACTGGATCCCATGGCCACGGGCTTGCTGGTACTGGGCGCAGGCCCCGCGACGCGGCTGCTGACGCACCTCGTGGGTCTCGACAAGACGTACACAACGACTATCCGGCTAGGTACCGCGACCGTCACTGACGACCGCGAAGGAGACCGGATCAGCGCCGCCGAGCATAGTGCTGTTGAAGCGCTCGCCGCCGATCCCGCACGAATCTCCGCGGCCGTTGCCGAGCTGACAGGGCCGATCGAGCAGGCGCCGAGCGCGGTGAGCGCGATCAAGGTTGACGGCAAACGGGCGTACGACCGTGTTCGCGCGGGCGAGGCCGTTGAACTCAAAAAGCGTCCGGTCACCATCCACTCTTTCGAAATCGGCGAGCCGCGTCTAGCAGAGGAAGACGACGGCACACGAGTGATCGATATCGAAGCGACGGTGCGGTGCTCCACCGGAACGTACATTCGCGCGCTGGCGCGAGACCTCGGCGAGAAGCTCGGGGTTGGCGGGCACCTGGTTGCGCTGCGGCGTTCCGCAGTAGGACCGTTTGACGTTGCCGACGCGGCGAGCATGGAGGCGCTCGTCGGGGAAAGCGCGCTCACCCTGCTGTCGCCCACCGCGGTTGCCGAGCGGCTCTTTCCTTTGCTTCCGCTGACCGAGCAGCAGGCCGTCGACATTGGGCACGGCAAGCGCATCGAAGTGGGCTCCGCAAACGATGCGGCGCTCGTTGCCGCCGTAGCGCCCGGAGACAGGCTCATTGGCCTCCTCGAAGTAAAAAACGGCCGCACTCGAGTCGTCACTAATTTTCCAACTCCCGACGGGCAGGCAGCGGCATGA
- the infB gene encoding translation initiation factor IF-2, with product MANPRVHEIAAEIGVDSKVVLAKLKDMGEFVKASSSSVAPPVARKVKAALEAEGVTKAKGEDSADKAADAKPAAKPASAAAAKPAAKKPAGPRPGPKAPAKAEAPKPEPEAPAPAAQPAASAEKAAPAAPEANKPEAKADAKPAAKPGAKSSAPKPGGPRPGNNPFASSQGMGIPRPPRPGNNPFAPNQGMNRGAGGAGGAGGGSGRPTPGNIPRPTPRPQGAGAGGGGRPGGAGRPGGRPGGAGGGGGFNRPGGGGGAAGGGAPGAGGFGAPRPGGGFAGRGRGGRGAGTAGAFGRGGSKSKARKSKRAKRAEFELREAPSLGGVSVPRGDGSTMIRLRRGASLSDFADKINTSASNLVTVLFHLGEMATATESLDEATFEVLGEELGYKIQVVSPEDEDRELLEGFDIDIEAELEEEGDDVLKARPPVVTVMGHVDHGKTRLLDAIRKANVGGGEAGGITQHIGAYQVHTEHEGIDRALTFIDTPGHEAFTAMRARGAQVTDIAILVVAADDGIMPQTIEALNHAQSANVPIVVAVNKIDKEGANPDKVRQQLTEFGLIAEEYGGDVMFVDVSAKNNVGITELLDAVLLTADAGLDMRANPDKDARGVAIEARLDKGRGAVATVLIQSGTLRVGDAIVAGTAYGRVRAMSDENGDPVLEALPSRPVQVQGLSTVPRAGDTFLVTAEDRTARQIAEKREAAERNALLAKARKRISLEEFTKALEDGKVESLNLIIKGDVSGAVEALEESLMKIEVDDSVQLRILHRGVGAITESDVDLATIDNAIVIGFNVRPDVKARERAAREGIDIRFYNVIYNALDDIEASLKGMLKPEYEEKQSGVAEIREVFRSSKFGNIAGVVVRSGVITRNAKARVIREGVVIADGLAIDSLRRFKDDVTEVKVDFEAGIGLGKYNDIQIGDEIETTEMVEKARD from the coding sequence GTGGCTAACCCACGCGTACACGAGATCGCTGCGGAGATCGGTGTAGATAGCAAGGTCGTTCTGGCCAAGCTGAAAGATATGGGAGAGTTCGTCAAGGCGTCCTCCTCCAGCGTTGCACCCCCGGTAGCACGCAAAGTAAAGGCTGCCCTTGAGGCAGAAGGTGTAACGAAGGCGAAGGGCGAAGACTCGGCTGATAAAGCTGCCGATGCGAAACCCGCAGCGAAGCCGGCTTCTGCCGCTGCTGCCAAGCCCGCCGCAAAGAAGCCTGCTGGACCGCGCCCCGGCCCGAAGGCTCCCGCGAAGGCCGAAGCACCGAAGCCTGAGCCTGAGGCTCCGGCCCCCGCTGCGCAGCCTGCTGCCAGCGCAGAAAAGGCTGCACCTGCAGCCCCTGAAGCAAACAAGCCCGAGGCAAAAGCGGACGCAAAGCCCGCAGCAAAGCCGGGCGCAAAGTCAAGTGCACCTAAGCCAGGCGGACCGCGTCCGGGTAACAACCCCTTCGCGTCAAGCCAGGGCATGGGCATTCCCCGTCCGCCGCGTCCGGGTAATAACCCCTTCGCACCAAACCAGGGTATGAACCGTGGTGCTGGTGGAGCAGGCGGAGCTGGCGGCGGCAGTGGCCGTCCCACGCCCGGAAACATTCCCCGCCCGACACCTCGCCCCCAGGGCGCCGGTGCTGGTGGCGGCGGTCGTCCCGGTGGCGCTGGTCGCCCAGGCGGTCGTCCCGGCGGCGCCGGTGGCGGTGGCGGCTTTAACCGTCCCGGCGGTGGCGGTGGCGCAGCCGGTGGCGGCGCTCCCGGTGCAGGTGGCTTCGGTGCACCCCGTCCGGGTGGCGGCTTTGCCGGTCGTGGCCGTGGTGGTCGTGGTGCTGGTACAGCCGGTGCATTCGGTCGTGGCGGCTCCAAGAGCAAGGCACGTAAGTCGAAGCGGGCGAAACGCGCAGAATTCGAACTGCGCGAGGCCCCGTCGCTTGGTGGCGTAAGCGTACCCCGCGGCGACGGATCCACGATGATCCGTCTGCGCCGTGGTGCTTCGCTCTCCGACTTCGCAGACAAGATCAACACGAGCGCGTCGAACCTCGTTACCGTGCTGTTCCACCTTGGTGAGATGGCGACGGCGACGGAGTCCCTCGACGAGGCAACTTTCGAGGTCCTTGGCGAGGAGCTGGGTTACAAGATCCAGGTTGTTTCGCCCGAGGACGAGGATCGCGAGCTGCTTGAGGGCTTCGACATCGACATCGAGGCTGAGCTTGAAGAAGAGGGCGACGACGTTCTCAAGGCTCGTCCGCCGGTTGTTACCGTTATGGGTCACGTTGACCACGGTAAGACACGACTGCTCGACGCGATCCGCAAGGCAAACGTCGGTGGTGGCGAGGCCGGTGGCATCACCCAGCACATCGGTGCGTACCAGGTGCACACCGAACACGAGGGTATTGATCGTGCGCTGACCTTCATCGATACCCCGGGTCACGAGGCGTTTACCGCCATGCGTGCTCGTGGTGCTCAGGTCACCGATATTGCGATCCTCGTGGTTGCTGCCGACGACGGCATCATGCCTCAGACGATTGAGGCATTGAACCACGCACAGTCGGCCAATGTGCCGATCGTGGTCGCGGTCAACAAGATCGATAAGGAAGGCGCGAACCCCGATAAGGTTCGCCAGCAGCTCACCGAATTCGGCCTCATCGCCGAAGAGTACGGTGGGGACGTTATGTTCGTTGATGTTTCGGCGAAGAACAACGTCGGCATCACCGAGCTACTTGACGCTGTGCTGCTCACCGCAGACGCCGGTCTCGACATGCGCGCGAATCCTGACAAGGACGCACGTGGTGTCGCGATTGAAGCCCGCCTCGATAAGGGACGTGGTGCGGTCGCAACCGTGCTCATCCAGTCGGGTACGCTGCGCGTCGGTGACGCCATCGTTGCTGGCACGGCTTACGGCCGCGTGCGTGCGATGAGCGATGAGAACGGTGATCCGGTACTCGAGGCACTGCCCTCGCGCCCCGTGCAGGTTCAGGGTCTGTCGACTGTTCCCCGCGCAGGTGACACCTTCCTTGTTACCGCTGAGGATCGCACGGCACGTCAGATCGCTGAGAAGCGTGAAGCCGCCGAGCGTAACGCACTGCTGGCCAAGGCCCGCAAGCGCATCAGCCTGGAAGAGTTCACGAAGGCGCTGGAAGACGGCAAGGTCGAGTCGCTCAACCTCATCATCAAGGGAGACGTGTCGGGTGCCGTTGAGGCGCTTGAAGAGTCGCTCATGAAGATCGAGGTCGACGATTCCGTGCAGCTGCGCATCCTGCACCGCGGTGTGGGCGCGATCACGGAGAGCGACGTGGATCTGGCAACGATCGACAACGCGATCGTTATCGGCTTCAACGTGCGCCCCGATGTCAAGGCTCGCGAGCGTGCTGCGCGCGAGGGCATCGACATCCGCTTCTACAACGTCATCTACAACGCACTCGATGACATCGAGGCTTCGCTCAAGGGCATGCTCAAGCCCGAGTACGAAGAGAAGCAGTCGGGTGTTGCAGAGATCCGCGAGGTGTTCCGCTCCTCGAAGTTCGGCAACATCGCCGGTGTTGTCGTTCGCAGCGGTGTCATCACGCGCAACGCCAAGGCACGCGTCATCCGCGAGGGTGTTGTTATCGCCGACGGCCTTGCGATCGATTCGCTGCGTCGCTTCAAGGATGACGTCACCGAGGTGAAGGTTGACTTCGAGGCCGGTATCGGACTCGGTAAGTACAACGACATTCAGATCGGCGACGAGATCGAGACGACCGAGATGGTGGAGAAGGCGCGCGACTAA
- a CDS encoding DUF805 domain-containing protein, giving the protein MSTPFNPEEQPQQPQQPIQPSQPPAPQQPAPQQPAQQQPPAQQQPPQYAPPPQPQPQPNYQAPQYTTPQYAPPQYQAQQPYAAAPSYAQYAVPGVPGPGEPFDGATSPDDLTRPLYGATFSQAIRRFFKNYVNFTGRASRSEFWWVELFLALVSLVPMVFYIIGLITITVSSSSYDSSYGYSSGSSAGVGAGALFLGLGGILLLVIGLGTLLPYLGIMWRRLHDINFAGPFYFLTFIPYVGGLIVLIFTILSSKPEGRRFDRR; this is encoded by the coding sequence GTGTCTACACCCTTTAACCCTGAAGAACAGCCGCAGCAGCCGCAACAGCCGATCCAGCCTTCGCAGCCTCCGGCACCGCAGCAGCCAGCACCACAGCAGCCGGCACAGCAGCAGCCACCGGCGCAGCAGCAGCCACCGCAGTACGCACCGCCGCCGCAGCCGCAGCCGCAGCCGAACTATCAGGCGCCCCAGTACACGACACCGCAGTATGCGCCGCCGCAGTACCAGGCCCAGCAGCCCTACGCGGCCGCACCCAGCTACGCCCAGTACGCGGTCCCCGGCGTCCCAGGCCCCGGAGAGCCGTTCGACGGAGCTACTTCACCCGACGATCTGACGCGTCCGCTCTACGGCGCAACCTTCAGCCAGGCCATTCGTCGTTTCTTCAAGAACTACGTCAACTTCACCGGTCGCGCCTCGCGCAGCGAGTTCTGGTGGGTCGAACTCTTTTTGGCCCTCGTGTCTCTCGTGCCTATGGTTTTCTACATCATCGGTTTGATCACCATCACCGTCAGCTCATCAAGCTACGACTCCAGCTACGGTTATTCTTCCGGCTCAAGTGCCGGAGTTGGAGCCGGGGCCCTCTTCCTGGGGCTCGGCGGCATCCTTCTCCTGGTCATTGGGCTTGGCACGCTCTTGCCCTACCTTGGAATTATGTGGCGTCGGCTGCACGACATCAATTTTGCTGGCCCCTTCTACTTCCTGACGTTCATCCCCTACGTTGGAGGACTGATCGTGCTCATCTTTACGATTCTTTCCTCGAAGCCTGAGGGGCGCCGCTTCGACAGGCGCTAG
- the rbfA gene encoding 30S ribosome-binding factor RbfA, which yields MSNPRAGKVAERIQQIIARRLEKGLRDPRLGFVTITDVRVTGDIQHASVFYTVYGNEEEQADSAAALKAATGMLRSEVGKQLGTRLTPTLEFIHDELPESAQHLNDLLAEAKQRDEAAQALAANAQYAGEKDPYGKLADVESEEEEEK from the coding sequence ATGAGTAATCCACGTGCAGGCAAGGTAGCTGAACGCATTCAGCAAATCATTGCGAGAAGACTGGAAAAGGGGCTGCGTGATCCGCGCCTTGGCTTCGTGACGATCACTGACGTGAGAGTGACCGGCGATATTCAGCACGCCAGCGTGTTCTATACGGTGTACGGAAACGAAGAGGAACAGGCCGACTCCGCTGCGGCGCTGAAGGCAGCAACCGGAATGCTTCGCAGCGAGGTTGGCAAGCAGCTCGGCACACGACTTACGCCAACTCTGGAGTTCATCCACGATGAGTTGCCGGAGAGCGCGCAGCACCTGAACGACTTGCTTGCCGAGGCGAAGCAGCGGGACGAAGCAGCGCAGGCGCTTGCGGCGAACGCGCAGTATGCCGGTGAGAAAGATCCTTACGGAAAACTGGCCGACGTAGAGTCCGAGGAAGAAGAAGAGAAATGA
- a CDS encoding DEAD/DEAH box helicase, producing the protein MASNTATRENTTSGKTHSRTNGRRKHSHNEGIIPLLARAVREVEAATQRGKANPANRTKFQVIALLMREERARVKTTEGVSDAERAETLKRLDGVAAILAKTAARDTSLITLLEPGAPVTDATRQLKRKMLVQAGFDLPEEPKAASEPAQTYVPPELAERQVEPVGIDSRHLANPFLAPDLSAQRRPTPVVRLANWELLGPLLKSFEQGGGGSACMPLPEPPVPDRLAPPGAELMKHQARFLASVRNGHRSFLLADEPGLGKTAQSVLAASVAGAYPLLVVVPNVVKMNWAREVEHWTPHRKVTVIHGDGADIDPFADVFVVNYEILDRHLSWISRFGFKGMVVDEAHMIKNVQSQRSRNVLAIAESIRERSPGVSPLLIALTGTPLINDIDDFRAIWRFLGWTEADKPGPELMARLENNGWTPADHAFYPDARQSVIDMGIVRRRKIDVAADLPSKRVVDLPVELDDELGRGIREAEEQLARKLYDRFIAIKKGKLGLKLSDEAIVRMVCMQELEESNASADGLNVFTMVRKIGQAKAGLAADYTAQLVRSVGKVVFFAKHIDVMDRAEALFAERGLKTVSVRGDQTATFRQEQIDAFNNDPEISVAVCSLTAAGVGVNLQAASNVVLAELSWTDAEQTQAIDRVHRIGQDEPVTAWRIVAAQTIDAKIAELIDGKAGLAARALDGAEAKSEDADSVQLESLMHVLRRAVREREGR; encoded by the coding sequence TTGGCAAGCAACACTGCCACCCGCGAGAACACCACCTCGGGTAAAACACATTCGCGCACAAACGGGCGGCGCAAGCACTCGCACAACGAGGGCATCATCCCCCTGCTCGCGAGAGCGGTGCGTGAGGTCGAAGCTGCTACCCAGCGCGGCAAAGCGAACCCGGCTAACCGCACGAAGTTCCAGGTGATCGCGCTGCTCATGCGCGAGGAACGTGCGCGCGTGAAGACCACCGAGGGCGTCAGCGACGCGGAGCGCGCTGAGACACTGAAGCGGCTCGACGGAGTTGCCGCGATCCTCGCCAAGACCGCTGCCCGCGATACGAGCCTCATCACGCTGCTCGAGCCGGGCGCACCGGTCACTGACGCGACGCGCCAGCTGAAGCGGAAGATGCTCGTGCAGGCTGGCTTTGATCTGCCCGAGGAGCCAAAGGCTGCTTCTGAGCCCGCGCAGACCTACGTGCCGCCGGAGCTCGCTGAGCGCCAGGTCGAGCCGGTCGGTATCGACTCGCGTCACCTCGCAAACCCCTTCCTCGCTCCCGATCTGTCGGCCCAGCGTCGGCCAACGCCGGTCGTGCGCCTCGCCAACTGGGAACTGCTCGGGCCCCTGCTGAAGTCGTTTGAGCAGGGCGGTGGCGGCTCCGCCTGCATGCCCCTGCCCGAGCCACCTGTGCCGGATCGCCTCGCCCCTCCCGGCGCGGAACTGATGAAGCACCAGGCCCGTTTCCTCGCGAGTGTTCGCAACGGACACCGCAGCTTCTTACTCGCCGACGAGCCCGGCCTCGGCAAGACGGCCCAGTCGGTGCTCGCCGCGAGTGTCGCTGGCGCGTACCCGCTGCTCGTTGTTGTGCCGAACGTCGTCAAGATGAACTGGGCGCGTGAGGTCGAGCACTGGACACCTCACCGCAAGGTCACCGTTATCCACGGTGACGGGGCCGACATCGATCCGTTTGCGGACGTGTTTGTGGTGAACTACGAGATTTTGGATCGCCACCTGAGCTGGATCTCTCGTTTTGGATTTAAGGGCATGGTCGTTGACGAGGCCCACATGATCAAAAACGTGCAGTCGCAGCGTTCACGCAACGTGCTCGCGATCGCCGAGAGCATTCGTGAGCGTAGCCCCGGTGTTTCGCCGCTGCTGATCGCGCTCACGGGTACACCGCTGATCAACGACATTGATGATTTCCGCGCGATCTGGCGCTTCCTCGGCTGGACCGAGGCCGACAAGCCCGGGCCCGAGCTGATGGCTCGCCTGGAAAACAACGGCTGGACCCCCGCCGATCACGCCTTCTACCCCGACGCTCGCCAGAGTGTGATCGACATGGGTATCGTGCGTCGCCGCAAGATCGATGTGGCGGCAGATCTGCCCTCGAAGCGTGTGGTCGACCTGCCGGTCGAACTCGATGACGAACTGGGCCGGGGCATCCGCGAGGCCGAAGAGCAGCTTGCTCGTAAGCTCTATGACCGCTTTATTGCGATTAAGAAGGGCAAGCTGGGTCTCAAGCTGAGCGATGAAGCCATCGTCCGTATGGTGTGCATGCAAGAGCTCGAAGAATCGAACGCCTCTGCCGACGGTCTGAACGTGTTCACGATGGTGCGAAAGATTGGCCAGGCGAAAGCCGGACTGGCCGCTGACTACACCGCTCAACTGGTGCGCTCGGTCGGCAAGGTTGTCTTCTTTGCAAAGCACATCGACGTTATGGATCGCGCCGAGGCTCTCTTTGCCGAGCGCGGGCTCAAGACCGTTTCGGTTCGTGGTGACCAGACCGCGACGTTCCGCCAGGAGCAGATCGACGCGTTCAACAACGACCCAGAGATTTCTGTCGCGGTGTGTTCGTTGACCGCGGCGGGTGTGGGTGTGAACCTGCAGGCTGCCTCGAACGTCGTGCTTGCTGAGCTCAGCTGGACCGACGCCGAGCAGACCCAGGCAATCGACCGTGTGCACCGCATCGGCCAAGACGAGCCGGTCACGGCATGGCGCATTGTTGCGGCGCAGACCATCGACGCGAAGATCGCAGAACTCATCGACGGCAAGGCTGGCCTCGCTGCCCGCGCGCTCGACGGTGCCGAAGCGAAGTCTGAAGACGCCGATTCTGTGCAGCTTGAGTCGCTTATGCATGTGCTGCGGAGGGCTGTGCGCGAGCGCGAAGGCCGATAA
- a CDS encoding helix-turn-helix transcriptional regulator: MTDNTANEKRLSELRLLRKVRDRIDREYARPLDVDALARGAHVSAGHLSREFRAAYGESPYSYLMTRRIERAMTLLRRGNLSVTEVCFAVGYGSLGTFSTRFSELVGMSPRAYRQAAASGIDELPSCVVSRALKPVRNREVSSGHDE; this comes from the coding sequence ATGACCGACAACACTGCCAATGAGAAGCGTCTCAGCGAGCTCCGGCTACTTCGTAAGGTGCGCGACCGCATCGACCGGGAGTACGCGCGCCCCCTCGACGTTGACGCGCTCGCCCGCGGGGCCCACGTCTCGGCGGGGCATCTCAGCAGGGAGTTTCGGGCAGCGTACGGCGAGTCCCCCTACAGCTACCTCATGACTCGTCGCATCGAACGCGCCATGACGCTGTTGCGCAGGGGCAACCTCAGCGTTACCGAGGTCTGCTTCGCGGTCGGCTACGGATCCCTCGGCACGTTCAGCACCCGATTCAGCGAACTGGTTGGCATGTCTCCTCGCGCCTATCGTCAGGCGGCAGCGAGCGGGATCGACGAACTGCCGAGCTGCGTTGTTTCTCGGGCTTTGAAACCGGTCAGGAATCGAGAAGTTTCTTCTGGGCACGACGAGTAA